The following coding sequences lie in one Syngnathus scovelli strain Florida chromosome 1, RoL_Ssco_1.2, whole genome shotgun sequence genomic window:
- the LOC125985500 gene encoding RAS guanyl-releasing protein 2 isoform X1 has product MEPATSEQSTTVDDLVEACIRAFDEKGALGDPSLVRMFLTMHPWYIPSTDMAGKLVHKSQEEGCTAEHRSKICHLVKYWISEFPAEFNLNPELTEQMKDFKDLLSTEGNERQSQLIDIESVPSYEWKRQVTQRVPSVSKKRKMSLLFDHLDSCELAEHLTYLEYKSFCKILFQDYHSFVMHGCTVDNPVLERFITLFNSVSQWIQLMVLSKPTAPQRASVISHFIRVAQKLLQLQNFNTLMAVVGGLSNSSISRLKDTQAHVSAETNKVFNGLIELVTSCGNYSQYRKRFSESSGFRFPILGVHLKDLIAVHVALPDWTDKEKTRVNLAKTQQLYVILQELATIQNTPPSVDANTDLLNLLTVSLDQYHTEEEIYQMSLQREPRKLAQNSNPAPPPDPKSTLMDELAVSVKPNADPTVIKKHIEKMVESVFKNFDTDGDGHISRDEFEAIRNNFPYLSKFGDLDKNQDGKLSREEMIDYFMRASSLLNCKMGFIHTFAEATYVKPTFCEHCAGFIWGFYKQGYKCKACGVSCHKACRSRLAVECRKRTKSISHETPPALQARSYSFPPPANPPPNLQNTAIAEEDLEAVEEGIFDVHL; this is encoded by the exons ATGGAGCCCGCCACGTCTGAGCAGTCGACCACCGTGGACGACCTGGTGGAGGCATGCATCCGAGCCTTTG ATGAGAAAGGGGCGTTGGGGGACCCTTCGCTGGTGCGTATGTTCCTCACGATGCACCCTTGGTACATCCCGTCGACTGACATGGCCGGCAAGTTGGTCCATAA GTCTCAAGAGGAAGGCTGCACAGCAGAACACCGAAGCAAAATTTGCCATCTTGTCAA GTATTGGATCTCTGAGTTTCCCGCCGAGTTCAATCTGAACCCGGAGTTGACCGAGCAGATGAAGGACTTCAAAGACCTCCTGAGCACAGAGGGCAACGAGCGCCAGAGCCAGCTCATTGACATCGAGAGCGT GCCGTCTTACGAATGGAAGCGTCAGGTGACCCAGCGCGTCCCGTCCGTgtccaaaaagaggaaaatgtcCTTGCTCTTCGACCACCTCGACTCCTGTGAACTAGCCGAGCACTTGACCTACTTGGAGTACAAGTCCTTCTGCAAGATTCTG tttcagGATTACCACAGCTTCGTGATGCACGGCTGCACGGTGGACAACCCCGTGCTGGAACGTTTCATCACGCTTTTCAACAGCGTCTCCCAGTGGATCCAGCTCATGGTCCTAAGCAAGCCCACGGCGCCTCAGAGAGCCTCGGTCATCTCGCACTTTATCAGAGTCGCACAG AAACTCCTGCAGCTGCAGAACTTCAACACGTTAATGGCGGTGGTGGGCGGCCTGAGCAACAGCTCAATTTCACGCCTCAAAGACACGCAGGCGCACGTCAGCGCCGAAACCAACAAG GTTTTCAACGGTCTCATCGAGCTGGTGACGTCATGCGGCAACTACAGCCAATACCGCAAACGTTTCTCGGAAAGCTCCGGCTTCCGATTTCCCATCCTGGGCGTTCACTTGAAGGATCTGATCGCCGTACACGTGGCGCTGCCGGACTGGACCGACAAGGAGAAGACTCGGGTCAACCTGGCCAAAACGCAACAGCTCTACGTCATCCTGCAGGAACTGGCCACCATTCAGAACACGCCGCCCAGCGTGGACGCCAACACGGATCTACTCAACCTGTTGACG GTGTCTCTAGACCAGTACCACACAGAAGAAGAGATCTACCAAATGTCGTTGCAGAGGGAACCTCGCAAGTTAGCG CAGAACTCCAACCCCGCTCCACCTCCCGACCCGAAGTCCACGTTGATGGACGAGTTGGCAGTGTCAGTCAAGCCGAACGCCGACCCGACAGTCATCAAGAAGCACATCGAGAAGATGGTCGAG TCCGTCTTCAAGAACTTTGACACGGACGGCGACGGACACATATCCAGAGATGAGTTTGAAGCCATCAGGAACAATTTCCCCTACCTCAGCAAATTTGGAGATCTGGATAAGAACCA AGACGGCAAACTCAGCCGAGAGGAGATGATCGACTACTTCATGAGGGCCAGCTCGCTCCTCAACTGCAAGATGGGCTTCATCCACACCTTCGCCGAGGCCACCTACGTCAAGCCCACCTTCTGCGAGCACTGCGCCGGcttt ATATGGGGCTTCTACAAGCAGGGCTACAAGTGTAAAG CCTGCGGGGTCAGCTGCCACAAGGCCTGTCGTAGCCGTCTGGCCGTCGAGTGCCGCAAAAGAACCAAGAGCATCAGCCACGAGACGCCGCCCGCTCTCCAGGCCAGATCTTACAGCTTCCCGCCACCTGCCAACCCTCCACCGAACCTCCAGAACACCG CAATTGCCGAGGAGGATTTAGAGGCGGTGGAAGAAGGCATTTTTGATGTTCACCTATAA
- the LOC125985500 gene encoding RAS guanyl-releasing protein 2 isoform X2: MEPATSEQSTTVDDLVEACIRAFDEKGALGDPSLVRMFLTMHPWYIPSTDMAGKLVHKSQEEGCTAEHRSKICHLVKYWISEFPAEFNLNPELTEQMKDFKDLLSTEGNERQSQLIDIESVPSYEWKRQVTQRVPSVSKKRKMSLLFDHLDSCELAEHLTYLEYKSFCKILFQDYHSFVMHGCTVDNPVLERFITLFNSVSQWIQLMVLSKPTAPQRASVISHFIRVAQKLLQLQNFNTLMAVVGGLSNSSISRLKDTQAHVSAETNKVFNGLIELVTSCGNYSQYRKRFSESSGFRFPILGVHLKDLIAVHVALPDWTDKEKTRVNLAKTQQLYVILQELATIQNTPPSVDANTDLLNLLTVSLDQYHTEEEIYQMSLQREPRKLANSNPAPPPDPKSTLMDELAVSVKPNADPTVIKKHIEKMVESVFKNFDTDGDGHISRDEFEAIRNNFPYLSKFGDLDKNQDGKLSREEMIDYFMRASSLLNCKMGFIHTFAEATYVKPTFCEHCAGFIWGFYKQGYKCKACGVSCHKACRSRLAVECRKRTKSISHETPPALQARSYSFPPPANPPPNLQNTAIAEEDLEAVEEGIFDVHL; the protein is encoded by the exons ATGGAGCCCGCCACGTCTGAGCAGTCGACCACCGTGGACGACCTGGTGGAGGCATGCATCCGAGCCTTTG ATGAGAAAGGGGCGTTGGGGGACCCTTCGCTGGTGCGTATGTTCCTCACGATGCACCCTTGGTACATCCCGTCGACTGACATGGCCGGCAAGTTGGTCCATAA GTCTCAAGAGGAAGGCTGCACAGCAGAACACCGAAGCAAAATTTGCCATCTTGTCAA GTATTGGATCTCTGAGTTTCCCGCCGAGTTCAATCTGAACCCGGAGTTGACCGAGCAGATGAAGGACTTCAAAGACCTCCTGAGCACAGAGGGCAACGAGCGCCAGAGCCAGCTCATTGACATCGAGAGCGT GCCGTCTTACGAATGGAAGCGTCAGGTGACCCAGCGCGTCCCGTCCGTgtccaaaaagaggaaaatgtcCTTGCTCTTCGACCACCTCGACTCCTGTGAACTAGCCGAGCACTTGACCTACTTGGAGTACAAGTCCTTCTGCAAGATTCTG tttcagGATTACCACAGCTTCGTGATGCACGGCTGCACGGTGGACAACCCCGTGCTGGAACGTTTCATCACGCTTTTCAACAGCGTCTCCCAGTGGATCCAGCTCATGGTCCTAAGCAAGCCCACGGCGCCTCAGAGAGCCTCGGTCATCTCGCACTTTATCAGAGTCGCACAG AAACTCCTGCAGCTGCAGAACTTCAACACGTTAATGGCGGTGGTGGGCGGCCTGAGCAACAGCTCAATTTCACGCCTCAAAGACACGCAGGCGCACGTCAGCGCCGAAACCAACAAG GTTTTCAACGGTCTCATCGAGCTGGTGACGTCATGCGGCAACTACAGCCAATACCGCAAACGTTTCTCGGAAAGCTCCGGCTTCCGATTTCCCATCCTGGGCGTTCACTTGAAGGATCTGATCGCCGTACACGTGGCGCTGCCGGACTGGACCGACAAGGAGAAGACTCGGGTCAACCTGGCCAAAACGCAACAGCTCTACGTCATCCTGCAGGAACTGGCCACCATTCAGAACACGCCGCCCAGCGTGGACGCCAACACGGATCTACTCAACCTGTTGACG GTGTCTCTAGACCAGTACCACACAGAAGAAGAGATCTACCAAATGTCGTTGCAGAGGGAACCTCGCAAGTTAGCG AACTCCAACCCCGCTCCACCTCCCGACCCGAAGTCCACGTTGATGGACGAGTTGGCAGTGTCAGTCAAGCCGAACGCCGACCCGACAGTCATCAAGAAGCACATCGAGAAGATGGTCGAG TCCGTCTTCAAGAACTTTGACACGGACGGCGACGGACACATATCCAGAGATGAGTTTGAAGCCATCAGGAACAATTTCCCCTACCTCAGCAAATTTGGAGATCTGGATAAGAACCA AGACGGCAAACTCAGCCGAGAGGAGATGATCGACTACTTCATGAGGGCCAGCTCGCTCCTCAACTGCAAGATGGGCTTCATCCACACCTTCGCCGAGGCCACCTACGTCAAGCCCACCTTCTGCGAGCACTGCGCCGGcttt ATATGGGGCTTCTACAAGCAGGGCTACAAGTGTAAAG CCTGCGGGGTCAGCTGCCACAAGGCCTGTCGTAGCCGTCTGGCCGTCGAGTGCCGCAAAAGAACCAAGAGCATCAGCCACGAGACGCCGCCCGCTCTCCAGGCCAGATCTTACAGCTTCCCGCCACCTGCCAACCCTCCACCGAACCTCCAGAACACCG CAATTGCCGAGGAGGATTTAGAGGCGGTGGAAGAAGGCATTTTTGATGTTCACCTATAA